ACGCCGGCACACGCCTCATCGTCGTGGAGCTGCGGTTGCCGCGGGCGCTGATCGGCCTGCTGGCGGGCGCCGCCTTCGCCATGTCCGGCGCGATCATGCAGACCCTGACGCGCAACGCGCTGGCCAGCCCGGACATGCTCGGCATCACCTCGGGCGCCGGCACCGCCGTGGTCGGCGGGCTCGTCTTCGGCGTGGGTCTCGGCGCTCAGACGTTGGGCCTGGCCGGGGCGCTGCTGACCGCGGTCCTCATCTACGCCCTCGCCTGGAACCGCGGCACCACGGGATTCCGCATCGTGCTCATCGGCATCGGCGTGAACTGGGTCTGCGTCAGCATCATCCAGTACCTCATCGTCAAGGCGAAGGAGTACCAGGCGCAGCAGGCCGTGGGCTGGCTCGTCGGGAACCTGAACGGACGGGGGTGGGAGCACGTCCGCCCGCTCGCCGTCGCGCTGGCCGTCCTGATCCCGCTCGCGCTGCTGTTCGGCCCCTGGCTGCGCGCCCTGCAACTCGGCGACCAGGTCGCGGCCGGGCTGGGCGTGCCCGTGCAGCGGGCCAGACTGGCGCTGCTGTGCGCGGCCGTCGGCCTGGTCGCGTTCGCCACCGCCGCGGCCGGACCGGTCGCGTTCGTGGCGCTGGCCGCGCCGCAGATCGCGCTGCGGCTGGCCGGGACGGCCCGGCCGCCGCTGATCGCCTCCGCGCTCACCGGCGCGCTGACCGTCCTCGGCTGTGACCTGATCGCGCAGCGGCTCTTCGCCGACCTGGAGCTGCCGGTCGGCGTCGTCACCGGCGTGCTCGGCGCGCCCTTCCTGCTCTGGCTGCTCGCCCGCGCCAACCGCATCGGCTCTGGAGGCTGAACCCGTGACATCCACCTCGTCCACCCGCACCTCCGCCACGGTCGACGCGCGCGCCGAGCCGGACCTGACGGCGAGCGGGCTGCGGCTCGCCTACGACGACCGCGTGGTGGTCGAAGACCTCGACCTGGTCGTTCCACCGGGGCGGATCAGCGTCATCATCGGGGCCAACGCGTGCGGCAAGTCCACCCTGCTGCGCGCGCTGGCCCGCCTGCTGACGCCCCGCGAGGGCGCCGTGCACCTGGACGGCCGCGCCATCCACGCGATGCCGACCAAACAGGTCGCCCGCCGGCTGGGCATCCTGCCGCAGGCTCCGGTGGCGCCGGAGGGGCTCACGGTCGTGGACCTGGTCGGCCAGGGCCGCGCCCCCCACCAGACCTGGTGGCGGCAGTGGTCCTCGACGGACGAGGAGGCGGTCACCGCGGCACTGCGCGCCACCGACATGCTCGAACACGCCGAACGCCCCGTCGACGAACTCTCCGGCGGCCAGCGTCAACGCGCCTGGATCGCCATGGCCGTCGCCCAGGGCACTCCCATCCTGCTCTTGGACGAACCCACCACCTACCTGGACCTCGCCCACCAGATCGACGTGCTCGACCTGGTCGTCGACCTGAACCGGCGCGAGAGCCGCACCGTGGTGATGGTGCTGCACGACCTCAACCAGGCGTGCCGGTACGCCGACCACGTCGTGGTCATGAAGTCCGGCGCGATCCTCGCCGAGGGCCCACCGATCGAAGTGATCGACGCCGGCCTGGTCGAGGAGGTCTTCGGACTGCGCTGCCAGGTCATGACCGACCCGGTGAGCGGCACGCCCCTGATCATCCCGATGGGGCGCCATCACACGAACGGCCGTCCGGACGGTCGATAGTCCGTCCGGACGGCCCGCGTGCGGGATCAGCGCACGGCGTAGGAGTCCCGATCGTGGGACCGCAGACGCGCGCCGACCGATTCGGCGATCTCCCCGGCGCGGATGGCGGTGTTGGACAGCAGCGTCGAGCCGATGCCGTGCGTGTGCTCGGTCGCGCCCTGGAGGTAGAGGCCGCAGCGCATCGAGTCGGCGGTGGTGATGCGGTAGTCACGTTCCACATTCAGGCCGCCCTCGGGCTGCCGCATGCAGTACTCGCCGACCTCGCCCAGCAGGGTGAGCGGGTCGCTCGGCCGGTATCCGGTGGCGTAGACCAGCGCGTCGGCGTCCAGCACGGTGCGTTCGCCGGTCGGCAGGAACTCCACCGTGGCGCGCACGCCGGTCGCGTCGCCGCCGACCTCGACGATGCGGGAGGCGTTGAGGGTGCGCAGCCGCTCCCGGCCCGCCACCTTCTCCTGGTAGTGCCGCCGGTACAACTCGTCGATGAGTTCCAGGTCGACCACTGAGTAGTTGGTGGAGCGGTGATAACCCATCAGCATCCGCTTCACCTCCTCGGGGGCGGTGTGGAAGTGGTCGACCGCGCCGGGGTCGAAGATCCGGTTGGCGAACGGGCTGTCGTCGGCGGGCGTGTAGCCGTACTTGGCGAACACCGTGCAGACCTCGGCGTCGGTGAAGGTGCGGTGCAGGTAGTCGGTCACCTCGGCGGCGCTCTGCCCGGCGCCCACCACGATCAGCCGGCGCGGGTCGCGCAGCCCCGACGCGCGCTCGAGCAGTTCCTCGCTGTGCCAGACGCGTTCGCCGTCCACCGGCCCTTCGGGCAGGACGGGCTCCAGCCCGGCCGCGATGACGAGATTGCGGGCGCGGCGGGTGACGAGCTCATCGGAATGGCCGCCTTGGCGCACCACGACGTCGAGGTACTCGACGTCGCCGTCCACCGTGACGGGAGTCACGCCGACCACCTCGGAGCCGTACTCCACCTGGTCCTCGAACCTCGACGAGGCCCACTCCAGATAGTCGTGGAACTCGGCACGCGAGGGGAACATGGTCTTGTGGTTGATGAAGTCGGCCAGCCGGTCGCGGTCCTTCAGGTAACTGACGAAGGAGAAAGCGCTCGCCGGGTTCCGCATGGTGACCAGGTCCTTGAGAAAGGACACCTGCATGGTCGTGCCCTCGATGAGCATGCCGCGGTGCCATCCGAACGCGGGTTGCTTCTCGAGGAACACCGCGTCGACCGCCTGCCCGGTGCGTTGCGCGCCTTCCCGAAGCGCGATCGCCAGCGCCAGGTTGGACGGTCCGAAGCCGATGCCGACGAGATCGTGGACGTGCGTCGCGTCCGTGGGGGGCATGGAGGGGGCCTTTCCATGATGGGCCTGGTCTATTAGGTTAGGCTCACCTAATGCAGGCGAGCCTAACCTTCCCTGATCCCCCGCACAAGGAGGCCCTATGCGCGTGGCAATGTTCGGTTACCAGACCTGGGGACATCGCACGCTCCAGGCACTGCTGAAGACCGAGCACGAGGTCGTCCTGGTCGTGACGCACCCCAAGAGCGAGCACGCGTACGAGAAGATCTGGGACGACTCGGTCGCCGACCTGGCGGCCGAGCACGGCGTCCCGGTGCTGCTGCGCGACCGGCCGGACGACGAGGAGCTGATGTCCCGGCTCAAGGAGGCCGAGCCCGACCTCATCGTGGCCAACAACTGGCGCACCTGGATCCCGCCGGAGATCTTCACCCTGCCACGGCACGGCACCCTCAACGTGCACGACTCGTTGCTGCCCGCCTACGCGGGCTTCTCGCCCATCATCTGGGCGTTGATCAACGATGAGAAGGAGGTCGGGGTCACCGCGCACATGATGAACGAGGAGCTGGACGCCGGCGACATCGTGGTGCAGAGGGCCGTCCCGGTCGGGCCGGCCGACACCGCCACCGACCTGTTCCACCGCACCGTCGAGCTGATCGACCCGATCGTCCACGAGTCGCTCGACTTCATCGCCGCGGGCCGCACCGACTTCACCCCCCAGGACCGCTCGAAGGCCTGCTTCTTCCACAAGCGGTCGATCGAGGACAGCCGCATCGACTGGCACTGGCCCGCCGAGGACATCGAACGCTTCGTCCGGGCGCAGTCCGACCCGTACCCCAACGCGTTCACCCACCACAAGGGGAAGCGTCTGCGCGTGCTCAAGGCGTCGGTGTCCAAGGGCGTCTACGGTGGCACGCCGGGGCGCGTGTTCATCCGCGAGGGC
The DNA window shown above is from Thermomonospora umbrina and carries:
- a CDS encoding methionyl-tRNA formyltransferase, translating into MRVAMFGYQTWGHRTLQALLKTEHEVVLVVTHPKSEHAYEKIWDDSVADLAAEHGVPVLLRDRPDDEELMSRLKEAEPDLIVANNWRTWIPPEIFTLPRHGTLNVHDSLLPAYAGFSPIIWALINDEKEVGVTAHMMNEELDAGDIVVQRAVPVGPADTATDLFHRTVELIDPIVHESLDFIAAGRTDFTPQDRSKACFFHKRSIEDSRIDWHWPAEDIERFVRAQSDPYPNAFTHHKGKRLRVLKASVSKGVYGGTPGRVFIREGDGVVIVAGADARRGRAHGLVIERVRTDDGSDLPATEYFRTMGGYLTDRP
- a CDS encoding ABC transporter ATP-binding protein, which encodes MTSTSSTRTSATVDARAEPDLTASGLRLAYDDRVVVEDLDLVVPPGRISVIIGANACGKSTLLRALARLLTPREGAVHLDGRAIHAMPTKQVARRLGILPQAPVAPEGLTVVDLVGQGRAPHQTWWRQWSSTDEEAVTAALRATDMLEHAERPVDELSGGQRQRAWIAMAVAQGTPILLLDEPTTYLDLAHQIDVLDLVVDLNRRESRTVVMVLHDLNQACRYADHVVVMKSGAILAEGPPIEVIDAGLVEEVFGLRCQVMTDPVSGTPLIIPMGRHHTNGRPDGR
- a CDS encoding FecCD family ABC transporter permease encodes the protein MSVIEVTRLPGHTAVRLRRPSVSAVVRPRLLVTCLVLAALTVLVLCLGLATGDYPLGLPDVVQALVGAGDAGTRLIVVELRLPRALIGLLAGAAFAMSGAIMQTLTRNALASPDMLGITSGAGTAVVGGLVFGVGLGAQTLGLAGALLTAVLIYALAWNRGTTGFRIVLIGIGVNWVCVSIIQYLIVKAKEYQAQQAVGWLVGNLNGRGWEHVRPLAVALAVLIPLALLFGPWLRALQLGDQVAAGLGVPVQRARLALLCAAVGLVAFATAAAGPVAFVALAAPQIALRLAGTARPPLIASALTGALTVLGCDLIAQRLFADLELPVGVVTGVLGAPFLLWLLARANRIGSGG
- a CDS encoding lysine N(6)-hydroxylase/L-ornithine N(5)-oxygenase family protein; its protein translation is MPPTDATHVHDLVGIGFGPSNLALAIALREGAQRTGQAVDAVFLEKQPAFGWHRGMLIEGTTMQVSFLKDLVTMRNPASAFSFVSYLKDRDRLADFINHKTMFPSRAEFHDYLEWASSRFEDQVEYGSEVVGVTPVTVDGDVEYLDVVVRQGGHSDELVTRRARNLVIAAGLEPVLPEGPVDGERVWHSEELLERASGLRDPRRLIVVGAGQSAAEVTDYLHRTFTDAEVCTVFAKYGYTPADDSPFANRIFDPGAVDHFHTAPEEVKRMLMGYHRSTNYSVVDLELIDELYRRHYQEKVAGRERLRTLNASRIVEVGGDATGVRATVEFLPTGERTVLDADALVYATGYRPSDPLTLLGEVGEYCMRQPEGGLNVERDYRITTADSMRCGLYLQGATEHTHGIGSTLLSNTAIRAGEIAESVGARLRSHDRDSYAVR